In the Gossypium arboreum isolate Shixiya-1 chromosome 10, ASM2569848v2, whole genome shotgun sequence genome, one interval contains:
- the LOC108470664 gene encoding 60S ribosomal protein L18a-like protein isoform X1: protein MDWKHSTEPVEGRNDEYTLIRDAEDPRLGMYDKPLPCFGCGIGWFSLLLGFVFPFMWYYATILYFRSYYHRDPRERAGLAASAIASVYLPLHIVLPQTYGETRVLNLLWG from the exons ATGGATTGGA AGCACTCAACAGAACCAGTTGAAGGCAGAAATGACGAATATACACTTATTAGAGATGCAGAAGACCCGCGCCTGGGGATGTACGATAAACCTCTTCCTTGCTTTGGCTGTGGAATAGGATGGTTTTC GCTTCTGTTAGGATTTGTTTTCCCTTTCATGTGGTATTATGCTACCATTCTCTACTTTAGAAGCTACTACCACAGAGATCCTAGGGAGAGAGCTGGACTTGCTGCCTCTGCAATAGCT TCTGTATATTTACCACTGCATATTGTGCTTCCTCAAACATATGGTGAGACAAGAGTACTAAACCTGTTATGGGGCTAA
- the LOC108470664 gene encoding 60S ribosomal protein L18a-like protein isoform X2: MDWKHSTEPVEGRNDEYTLIRDAEDPRLGMYDKPLPCFGCGIGWFSLLLGFVFPFMWYYATILYFRSYYHRDPRERAGLAASAIAAMICTIAVIITIAVLIF; encoded by the exons ATGGATTGGA AGCACTCAACAGAACCAGTTGAAGGCAGAAATGACGAATATACACTTATTAGAGATGCAGAAGACCCGCGCCTGGGGATGTACGATAAACCTCTTCCTTGCTTTGGCTGTGGAATAGGATGGTTTTC GCTTCTGTTAGGATTTGTTTTCCCTTTCATGTGGTATTATGCTACCATTCTCTACTTTAGAAGCTACTACCACAGAGATCCTAGGGAGAGAGCTGGACTTGCTGCCTCTGCAATAGCT GCAATGATATGTACAATTGCTGTAATAATCACAATAGCAGTTCTGATCTTCTAA
- the LOC108470742 gene encoding mitochondrial import inner membrane translocase subunit TIM23-2-like, whose amino-acid sequence MAHHGGSDPESEPNTRLYNPYQDLNLQVPINNLYRLPTSPEFLFAEESLHQRRSWGENLTFYTGSAYLGGSVSGAAVGLFSALRNFEQGDTLKLKINRILNSSGHTGRSWGNRIGVVGLIYAGMESGVVAVTDRDDVWSSVAAGLATGALCRAARGVRSAAVAGALGGLAAGTVVAGKQVLKRYVPI is encoded by the coding sequence ATGGCTCATCATGGCGGCTCCGACCCAGAATCCGAACCAAACACCCGACTTTACAATCCATACCAAGACCTTAACCTCCAGGTTCCTATCAACAACCTTTACAGGCTCCCTACCTCCCCGGAGTTCCTCTTCGCTGAGGAATCCCTCCACCAGCGCCGTTCCTGGGGCGAAAACCTAACGTTTTATACCGGTTCCGCTTATTTAGGCGGCTCTGTATCGGGCGCAGCCGTCGGGCTCTTCTCCGCTCTCAGGAATTTCGAGCAAGGCGATACtttgaaactcaaaatcaatcgGATCTTGAATAGTTCGGGTCACACGGGTCGATCATGGGGGAACAGGATCGGTGTGGTGGGCTTGATTTATGCGGGGATGGAGAGCGGGGTCGTGGCTGTAACTGACCGTGATGATGTATGGAGTAGCGTGGCGGCGGGTCTTGCGACCGGAGCTCTTTGTCGGGCCGCGAGAGGGGTAAGGTCTGCTGCGGTTGCTGGTGCGCTTGGTGGGTTGGCAGCTGGAACCGTGGTTGCTGGGAAGCAAGTCTTGAAGAGATACGTGCCAATTTAA